The Streptomyces sp. NBC_00483 genome contains the following window.
AGGCGGCGGCCATGGGCCACGCACAGCTGGCGACCGACACCTCGCGGGTGCGGCGGTGGATCGACACGGGAGAGATCCCGCGCGATCCGGTGCCGAGGGTGCTGGCGGCGCTGTTCACCGAGCGACTCGGCCGTGTCGTGACCATCGAGGACCTCGGTCTCGTCCGACACGGGCGCGTAGGGAAACGGCAAGGCGGCGGCTTGGAAGAACAAGGCCCCGACGGAGTGCCGTGGGCGCCCGAGCGGACAGCGGCGGTCCTCACCGAATTCACGGGAATGGACCTCATGCTCAACCGACGCGGCTTGGTGGGCGCGGGTGCCGCGCTCGCCGCAGGCTCCGCACTCAGCAGCGCCATGCACGACTGGCTGCACACCGACCCGGCCCTCGTGGCCGATGCCCCCAGGGCCAACGATCCGCTGTCCCCTCCGGCAGGCGCCGACGCTGCCGGGTCCGACCGCTACGAAGCGGCCCCCATCGGGTCCCAGGAGATCGAGGAACTCGAGCGCTCGGTCGAGGTGTTCCGCGCCTGGGACGCCTCGCGTGGCGGCGGGTTGCAGCGCAAGGCGGTCGTGGGCCAGCTCAACGAAGTCGGCGGAATGCTCTCCTACCGCCACCCCGACCATCTGCAGCGGCGCCTGTGGGGCGTCGCCGCCAATCTCGCCGTCCTCGCGGGCTGGATGTCCCACGACGTCGGCCTGGAACCCACGGCCCAGAAGTACTTCGTCATCGCCGCGCACGCCGCGCGCGAGGGCGGGGACCGGCCGCGGGCCGGCGAGGCCCTGTCGCGGGCCGCCCGCCAGAAGATCCACCTCGGGGCGCCCGGCGAGGCGCTCGACCTGATGAAGCTCGCCAAGTCCGGCTCCGGTGACCAGGTGTTGCCGCGCACGAAGGCGATGCTCTACACCATCGAGGCCTGGGCACAGGCGTCCATGGGCAAGGGCCAGGCGATGCGCCGCACCCTCGGTCAGGCGGAGGAGCTCTTCGTCTCCGACAAGGGTGATGTGCCGCCGCCGAGTTGGATGCAGATGTTCGACGAGGCGGACCTGCACGGTATGCAGGCCCTCGCGTACCGCACCCTCGCCGAGCACGATCCGTCCGCCGCCGTCATCGCGCAGCAGCATGCCCACGAGGCCCTGGCGCTGCGTGGCGGAGGCCGGGACCGCTCGAACATCTTCGACCACCTGTCGATGGCCTCGGCCTGCTTCATCGCCGACGACCCCGAACAGGCGGACAGGTACGCGCGGTTGGCGCTCAACTCGATGGGCTCCAACTCCTCGCACCGCACCTGGGACCGGCTGCGCGAGATGTACCGGCTCACCGGAACCTACGCGGACTACCCGAAGATCGACGACCTTCGTCAGGAGATCAAGCTGGCGCTGCCGAGGTCGACGGGCAAGCGGATCCAGGCGTAACCCCGCCGGGCATCGCCGGAGACACCGGCTAGAAGAGCAATGCGTACGCCGTCAGGAACCGATCCTGGCGACGAGAACACAGGCGTCGTCCTCGCGCTCGCCCTGACCGAACTCCTCCCGGAGCACGTGCACGCAGTCCTGTGCGTCACGGGCCGCGGTCAGCGGCTCCGCCAGCGCGAGCAGCCGGCCCACGGACGCGGTCGAGCCACGCTGTGGCACGAGTCCGTCCGTGTGCAGGAGCAGCAGGTCTCCGGCGCGCAGCGGCTCTTCGGCCTGCTCGTAGCCGGCGCCGGACGTGGTGCCGAGGAGGACGCCTTCGGGTGGTGTGAGCGCACGCCCCGTCCCGTCGCGGAACAGCAGGGGGGCAGGGTGTCCCGCCTGTGCCCACGTCAGTGCCCGGGTCGTGGGGTCGTAGCGGCAGCACAGGGCGCTGCCGAGCGCGGGCTGCACGGACGAGTCGAGGAGGTGGTTGAGGGAGCCGAGCAGCTCGCCGGGCGGGGTGTCGCACATCGCCATGCCGCGGACCGCGCCGAGCAGCATCGCCATGCCTGAGGTGGCGGCGACGCCGTGCCCGGTGAGATCGCCGACGGTCAGCAGGGTGCGGCCGCCCGGCAGTTCGAGCGCGTCGTACCAGTCGCCGCCGACGAGGTTGCCGACGGAGGAGGGGAAGTAGTGGGCGGCCAGATCGAGGCCGCCGGGACCGCTGCGCGGGAGCCGCAGGGAGCCACGCCACGGCGGTAGCACGGCTTCCTGCAGCTCAACCGCGAGCCGGTGCTCGGTCTGCGCGATGTGCCGCTGGCGCTGGAGCGAGTCACGGGTCTCGCTCACCGCTCGTTGGCTGCGGCGCAGTTCACTGACGTCGCGTACGACCGCCCACATCGAGGCGGTCGCGCCGTCGGCGTCGAGCACGGGCTCGCCCATCATGTGCACCGTGCGCACGGATCCGTCCGGGCGTACGACGCGGAACTCCCCGTCCATCGGCTTGCCGTCGATCAGGCAGTCGGTGACCATCGCGGTCAGTCTCGGCTGGTCGTCGGCGTGCACGAGGGCGGGCAGTTCGTCGAGCGTGAGCGCGGGGGCGGCGGGGTCCCTGCCGAGGATCTGGTAGAGCTCGCCCGACCAGGTCGCCTCGTCGGTCAGCAGGTTCCACTCGGCGCTGCCCACCCGGCTCAGCAGGGAGCCGGGCGGCGGCGTCGCGGTGACCCGCTGGGCCGGCAGGCCCGCCTGGGGGGCGGGGCCCTCCCGCAGCTGTGCCAAGTGCCGGTCGAGGTCGCTGAGTTGGTGCACCGCCAGCTCGTACAGGGCGCGCTGCCAGCGGGACTCGGGATCGGCCTCGTCCGTCATCACCGACTCGCGGCGCACCGCGTCGACGTCGCCGAGCAGGCGGCGCGTCTGCGAGATCAGCGCGTCGACGGCGCCACGCTCCGGCGGTTGGCCGGCGGGGCGGTCCGCGAAGGTATGGGGCGGCATGAGGAAACTCCGATGCGGGGCACGAGTGGCCGGGGCTGACGGAAGGACCGCTAAAGACTCTGGCACAGGCCGCGTTGCCCCGTAAGGGATTTGGCCATACACGATGCGGTGGTGCTTATGGCATATGCCCTTGTCCTTCTGGTGGACTCTTTCGTGGGTCGCCTTCGAACGCGCGGCCGGGGATGGCGTATGCCGCGTTCATACGTGCGGTGATGCGTGCCCCACCGATCGGCGTAGCCAAACCTACGTACGCAGCCAGGCCGCCGTATCGCCCGGCAGTCGCCCGTCGCCGTCCAGCGCGTCGCTGGTCAGCAACACCTCTTGGTGGGCCGGAAGCAGGGCGGGCTCCGTGCCGAGGTTCACGACGCACACGAGGCCGAGTCCGCGCGCGAACGCGAGCACCCCTTCGGGCGCGCCGAGCCACGTCAACTCGTCGCCACGAAAACCCGGTTGGCATGCCCGCAGGCGCAGTGCGCTCCGGTACAGGGAGAGCATCGAGCGCGGATCGTCCTCCTGGCTCTCGGCGGCGTACGTCCCCCAGTCGGGCGGCTGCGGCAGCCATGCCTCGCGGGAGTCCGGGTCCCCGAAGCCGTACGTCGCTCCGTGCTCGGTCCACGGCAGCGGCACGCGGCAGCCGTCACGGCCGGGGTCGACGCCGTCCGACCGGGCGTGCATCGGATCCTGGATGTGCGCCCGGTCCACCTCCACCTCCGGCAGGCCCAACTCCTCGCCCTGGTACAGGTATACGGAGCCGGGCAGGGCGAGCGAGAGGAGTGCCGCCGCGCGCGCCCGGCGCAGACCGAGGCCGAGGTCGGCCGGGGTGCCGAACCGTTTGGTGGCGAAGTCGAAGCGGGTGTCGGCGCGGCCGTAGCGGGTGACCGTGCGGGTCACGTCGTGGTTGCACAGCACCCAGGTCGCGGGCGCGCCCACCGGGGCGTGGAAGGCGAGCGTGGCGTCGATGGACGCGCGGAGTTCGGCGGCGTCCCAGGGGCGGGCGAGGAAGTCGAAGTTGAAGGCGGTGTGCAGCTCGTCGGGGCGCAGATAGCGGGCGAAGCGCTCGGGGTCCGGGACCCACAACTCACCGATGAGGACGCCGTCGTAGGAGTCGGCGACGGCGCGCCAGGAGCGGTAGACGGCGTGGAGTTCGTCCCGGTCGACGTAGCCGCTCGTGTCGTCGCCGCTCGCGTCGGCGAGCGCCGGGTCCTTGGCGAGGAGGGCCGCGGAGTCCACGCGCACGCCCGCCGCGCCCCGCTCGAACCAGAAGCGCAGCACGTCCTCGTGCTCCTGACGTACCGCCGGGTGCGCCCAGTTGAGGTCCGGCTGCTCCGGCGTGAACAGGTGCAGGTACCACTCGCCGTCCGGCACCCGGGTCCAGGTGGCACCCGCGAACTGGGAGGGCCAGTTGTTCGGCGGCAGCTCGCCGTGTGCGCCGCGCCCCGGCCTGAAGTGGAACAGCTCGCGCTCCGGGCTGCCGGGTCCTGCGGCCAACGCGGCTCGGAACCAGGGGTGTTGGTCGGAGACATGGTTCGGCACGATGTCCACGATCACGCGGATTCCGAGATCCCGCGCCTCCGCGATCAGCTTCTCGGCCTCCGCGAGGGTGCCGAACGCCGGGTCGATCGCCCGGTAGTCCGCCACGTCGTAGCCGCCGTCCGCGAGCGGGGAGCGGTACCAGGGCGTGAACCAGATGGCGTCCACGCCGAGCCCGGCCAGATACGGCAGGCGGGAGCGGACGCCGGCGAGGTCGCCGGTGCCGTCCCCGTCGCCGTCGGCGAAGCTGCGGACGTACACCTGGTAAATGGCAGCACTGCGCCACCAGTCGTCGACCACCACGAAGGGTCCTTTCGGGCAAGGGTGTTGGATGTGCGGAGCGGAGCGGGTCAGCCCTTGAGGCCGCCGGCGGTCAGACCGCTCATGATGTTCCGCTGGAAGAGCAGGAAGAGGATCAGCGTCGGCACGGACGCGATGGTGAGCGCGGCGATCAGCTGGTTCTGCGGGACGCCGTTGGACAGCGAGTAGATGCCGACGTTCAGTGTCTGCTTCGCCGGGTCGGGGAGCGTCAGCATCGGCCAGAGGAAGTCCTTCCACACGCCGACCACCGCGAAGATGGAGACGACGCCGAGGATCGGCCGGGAGATCGGCAGCACCACCGAGCGCAGGGTGCGCAGCGCCGAGGCGCCGTCGATGGACGCCGCGTCGAGCAGCTCCCGCGGGATCGAGTCGAAGAACCGCTTGAGCAGGAAGATGTTGAAGGCGTTGGTGACGGACGGCAGCCAGATCGCCCACGGGCTGTTCAGCAGATTGCGCTCGAAGATCGGCACGTCGAGGACCGTCAGATACTGCGGGACGACGAGCACGGTCGCCGGGATCATCAGCGTCGCCAGCATCATGCCGAGGATGACGTTGCCGAACAGCGGGCGGAGCTTGGAGAGCGAGTACGCGGCGGCCACATCGAGGACGAGCTGGAAGGCGAGCGCGCCGAACGCGTAGTAGAGCGTGTTGAACAGCAGCTTGGCCAGGTCCATCACGTTCCAGGCGTCCTGGTAGTTCTTCGGGTGCACGCTGTCGGGCACCAGGGTCGGCGGGGACTGGACGATCTCCGCCGTGGTCTTGAGGCCGCCGGTCACCATCCAGTACAGCGGGCCGAGGAAGACCAGCGTGAACAGGGTCATGGTGACGCCGAAGACCGTCCAGTAGAGGATCTTCCCGCGCCGTCGGCCGAGCTGGGCGGGGGAGATCAGGGTGCGGGCGCGCATCGTGTCGGTTGCCATGGGTGTCGTCTCCTCAGTCGTCCGATGCGCGGCTCAGCCGTACGTACACAGCGGAGAACGCCGCGAGCAGGACGAGCAGGACGAGGCCCAGGGCCGCCGCGCCGCCGTAGTTGTTGAAGTTGAAGGCGTACTGGTAGATCAGATAGACGACCGTGGTCGTGGAGCCCTCCGGGCCCGCGCCGTTCGTCAGCAGGAACGGCTCGGTGAAGACCTGCATCGTCGCGATGATCTGCATCAGGAACATCAGCGAGAGGATCAGCCGTGTCTGCGGGATCGTCACGTGCCAGATCTTGCGCCACAGGCCCGCGCCGTCCAGCTCCGCGGCCTCGTACAGCTCGCCAGGGACGCCCTGGAGCGACGCCAGATAGATGAGCGTCGCGCCACCCATGTTCATCCACGTCGCCGCGATGACCACGGACAGCATCGCGGTGTCGGTGGACTGCAGCCACTGTTGCTCCGGTATCCCGAAGACTCCGAGGATCCGGTTGAACAGGCCGTAGCCGGGGTCGTAGAAGTACTTGAAGAGGAGCACGGAGGCGACCGGCGGCAGCATCACCGGGAGGTAGACCAGCATCCTCAAGTAGCCCTGGCCGTGCCGGAATTCATTGAGCAGGACCGCGATGAGGAACGGCACTGCGAAGCCCAGGAGCAGGGCCAGGGCGGTGAACAGGAGCGTGTTGCGCCAGGCCTGCCAGAAGGCCGGGTCGTTGAAGACGTACGTGAGATTGGACCAGCCGGCCCAGGTGGTGCGGCCGTCCTTCGTCTTCTGGAAGGCCAGCAGGAACTCCCTGACCATCGGATACCAGGAGAAGAAGGAGAAGCAGAGCACCGCGCCGATCAGGAAGCCGTGGGCGGAGAGATGGCGCTTCACCGTGCGCGTCAACGAGCCGTCGCGCGGGGTGAGTTGGTGCTTTCGTGCGGGCGGTGCGGACTGCCGTGGCTTCGCTGGCAGCGTCGGGGCCGACATGGGCACTCCTCGGATCAAGGACCAGGTACCGGTGGGACGTCCTGCGTGCGGTGGGCGTCCTACTGGTTGGCCAGTACCTGGTTGACCTGCTGCTCGGCACTGGACAGGAGCTTGTCGACATCGGCGTTCTTGTTGGTGAGGACGCCCGACATGACGTTGTCGAGGACCTTGTAGACCTCCTGCGCCTTCGGCGGCTCCGCCTTGCCGCGCACCGGGTTCGCCATGAACGGCTCGAAGTTGCGTACGGGCATGGTGGCGTTGTCCGTCCGTGACTGGAGGTCGTCGGTCTTCACGGTGCCGGTGAAGAAGTTGGGCTGCGGTAGACCGACCGGGAGCTTGTCCTCCTTGGTCCTGGGCCAGTCGAACTGGCCCTTGGCGGGGGTGAGCGTCTTGAAGTTCAGCCAGGCGATCGCGGCCTTGATCTTGTCGGGCGAGGAGCCCTTCTTGATCATGTAGTCGTTGCCGCCGAAGAGCGTGGCCTTGCCGCCGGGGATCGGGCCCATCCCGAAGTTGGCGTAGTCGGCGCCCAGTTGCTGCACCATGTACGTCACGTCGTCGGGCGCGGCGAGGAACATGCCGAGCTTGTCCGACGCGATCTGCTTCTGCAGGTCGCCCCACTTCAACAGCTGCGTCTTGCCCATGCTGTTGTCCTTCCAGCGCATGTCGTGCAGCTGCTTGGCGACCTGCTTGCCGGTGGCGTCGTTGAACGCGGCCTTCTTGCCGTCGGGGGTGACGACATCGCCGCCGAGCCCGTACATCGTCGCCGTGAAGTGCCAGCCGCCGGTGTTCTCCGCGCTGTACTCGCCGTACCCGGAGATCCCGTTGCCGAGCCCGGCGATCTTCTTCGCGGCCGTGCGCACCTCGGCCCAGGTCGTCGGCGGCTTGTCCGGGTCGAGGCCCGCCTGCTTGAACAGCTTGCGGTTGATGAGCAGGCCCATCGTGTAGTTGCTGGTGGGCAGGCCGTAGAGCTTGCTGTCCTTCTTCAGCGCGGCGAGCACGTTCGGATCGATCGAGTCGAGCGCGGGGACGGTCTTCTTGGTGACGTACGGGGTGATGTCCTCGGCGCAGTTGTTGTCGAGCACCTGCTGGAGATCGGTGAAGTACGTGTAGAAGACGTCCGGTTGGGACTTCGCCTTGAGCGCGGCGGTGAACCGGGCCGGCTCCTCGCACTGGCCCGCGGTCGACTTCCCGTCGATCGTGACATTCGGATACTTCTTGTTGAACGCCTTGACGTCCTCGTTCCACTGCCGCCGCTCGGCCGCCTTCGCCTTCGGCGGCATGCAGTCGATGGTCAGCGAGACCTTGGTCTTCGGGTCGAGCGGGGCGCTGATGTCGGCCTTCGAGCCGGCGCCCGTCCCGCCGCCGTCGTCGTCGGAGCTGCTGGTGCCGCAGGCCGCGAGCGAGGCCAGTGCGAACGCGGTGACGACGACCTTCACGGAAGTGCTTCTCATCGGTGGGTCCCCTCAGGGCCTGAGCCTGTGCAGGCAGGAACGTGGAGGCCCGCGGCGCCGAGGTGGGTGAGACCGGGGCGCCGGAGCGAGCCACACTCAAGCACCGCCGACCGATGGGCGCAAGATGTCGCGCGTATTCCGCAAAAAATGAACAGGCGGGTTTGTGGGGGAAGTTGGGGCGCGCCTTACGACACGGGAGCCGGCGGCGCCGTCGAACCGCGCACCACCAGTTCGGGCTCGAACAGCAGCTCACCGGGCGGCACCGAGCCGCCCTGGATCTGTGCGACGAGCAACTCGACGGCGGCCCGGCCCATCGACTCGATCGGCTGGCGCACCGTGGTGAGCGGAGGCTCGGTGCAGTTCATGAACGCCGAGTCGTCGTAGCCGACCACCGAGACGTCGCGTGGTACGGAGAGCCCCGCCCGGCGGGCGGCCCGCACCGCGCCGAGCGCCAGGGGGTCGCTGGCGCAGATGATGCCCGTGATGCCTCGGGAGATGAGCCGGGTCGCCGCGGCGTGCCCACCCTCCAGGGAGAACATGGCCCGCTCGACCGCCGCACCCGGGAGCTTCCCCTCCATGGCGCGGGCCGCGGCGAGTTTGCGCTGCGAAGGCATGTGGTCGTCGGGGCCCAGTACCAGGCCGATGCGCTCGTGGCCGAGCGAGGACAGATGCCGCCACGCCTGCTCCACGGCGACCGCGTCGTCGCACGCCACGCACGGGAAACCGAGCCGCTCGATGGCGGCGTTGACGAGCACCACCGGCACCTGGCGCTCGGCCAGCCGCTGGTAGTGGCCGTGCTCGGCATCTCCTTGCGCGAACAGGCCACCCGCGAACACCACGCCGGAGACCTGCTGTTGGAGCAGCAGCTCCACGTAGTCCGCCTCCGAGACGCCCCCCTTGGTCTGCGTGCACAGCACCGGAGTGAGGCCCTGCTGGGCGAGCGCGCCACCGATCACTTCCGCGAACGCGGGGAAGATCGGGTTCTGCAGTTCGGGGAGGACCAGGCCGACCAGGCGTGCCCGTTCGCCGCGCAGTTGGGTCGGCCGCTCGTAGCCGAGGACGTCGAGTGCGGTGAGCACCGACTGGCGTGTCGCCTCCGACACTCCGGGCTTGTTGTTGAGCACCCGGCTGACCGTGGCCTCGCTGACCCCGACCTTCTTCGCCACTTGAGCAAGTCTGCGCGTCATGGAGCGCAAGATTAGCGCAAGAACTTGCGTCTCGTTTGCGTGATGGGGACATTCGCCGAGGCCACGGTTGCCCAGGAGGTGCGGACGCCCAGGGGTCACGGTTGCCCAGGGAGCGCGGACGCCCCCTGGCCGCGAACAGGCCTCAGCCGAGCACCTTCTCCTTCACCAGCTGGAGGATCCGGCGGTCCTCGTCCGGACCGAGCCAGGCCTCCGGCGATCCCGGGTAGGTGTCGAACAGGATGTGCGTCGCCCCGAACTCCTCGAGCGTCGCCACGTCCTGCTTGATCTGCTCGATGCTGCCGTGACCGAGCGGGCGGTCCTCCGTGTCCGGCACGTCGCCGATCATCAGCTGGATGCGCGGCGCGAACTCCGGGACGGGCCGGCCCGCCTTCTCCGCCTCCTCGGCCAGACGCGGCAGCTGTGCACGCAGCTTGGCGACCGTCGGCATGAACGGGTGCCAGGCCTCACCGAGCCTGCCGGCCCTGCGCAGCGCCGCCGGTGAGTCGCCGCCGACCCACACCGGAAGCCCCGGGGCGGACGAGGGCGCGGGCCCGGTCCTCACACCTTCGAACTCCACGTACTTGCCC
Protein-coding sequences here:
- a CDS encoding extracellular solute-binding protein, with the translated sequence MRSTSVKVVVTAFALASLAACGTSSSDDDGGGTGAGSKADISAPLDPKTKVSLTIDCMPPKAKAAERRQWNEDVKAFNKKYPNVTIDGKSTAGQCEEPARFTAALKAKSQPDVFYTYFTDLQQVLDNNCAEDITPYVTKKTVPALDSIDPNVLAALKKDSKLYGLPTSNYTMGLLINRKLFKQAGLDPDKPPTTWAEVRTAAKKIAGLGNGISGYGEYSAENTGGWHFTATMYGLGGDVVTPDGKKAAFNDATGKQVAKQLHDMRWKDNSMGKTQLLKWGDLQKQIASDKLGMFLAAPDDVTYMVQQLGADYANFGMGPIPGGKATLFGGNDYMIKKGSSPDKIKAAIAWLNFKTLTPAKGQFDWPRTKEDKLPVGLPQPNFFTGTVKTDDLQSRTDNATMPVRNFEPFMANPVRGKAEPPKAQEVYKVLDNVMSGVLTNKNADVDKLLSSAEQQVNQVLANQ
- a CDS encoding PP2C family protein-serine/threonine phosphatase, which gives rise to MPPHTFADRPAGQPPERGAVDALISQTRRLLGDVDAVRRESVMTDEADPESRWQRALYELAVHQLSDLDRHLAQLREGPAPQAGLPAQRVTATPPPGSLLSRVGSAEWNLLTDEATWSGELYQILGRDPAAPALTLDELPALVHADDQPRLTAMVTDCLIDGKPMDGEFRVVRPDGSVRTVHMMGEPVLDADGATASMWAVVRDVSELRRSQRAVSETRDSLQRQRHIAQTEHRLAVELQEAVLPPWRGSLRLPRSGPGGLDLAAHYFPSSVGNLVGGDWYDALELPGGRTLLTVGDLTGHGVAATSGMAMLLGAVRGMAMCDTPPGELLGSLNHLLDSSVQPALGSALCCRYDPTTRALTWAQAGHPAPLLFRDGTGRALTPPEGVLLGTTSGAGYEQAEEPLRAGDLLLLHTDGLVPQRGSTASVGRLLALAEPLTAARDAQDCVHVLREEFGQGEREDDACVLVARIGS
- a CDS encoding TIGR03619 family F420-dependent LLM class oxidoreductase, yielding MRYGVNLLNFGDGMTPEHLVRQATDARDLGFTFAMISDHIVVTPDVHSVYPAPFYDQFTLAAHLAGRVPGLTLGTTITVIPYRHPLHTARLAANVDQLNDGGFILGAGVGWSAEEYRVLGVPFEERGAITDEYLAAIRGSWTQDPFTFKGKYVEFEGVRTGPAPSSAPGLPVWVGGDSPAALRRAGRLGEAWHPFMPTVAKLRAQLPRLAEEAEKAGRPVPEFAPRIQLMIGDVPDTEDRPLGHGSIEQIKQDVATLEEFGATHILFDTYPGSPEAWLGPDEDRRILQLVKEKVLG
- a CDS encoding carbohydrate ABC transporter permease; the encoded protein is MRARTLISPAQLGRRRGKILYWTVFGVTMTLFTLVFLGPLYWMVTGGLKTTAEIVQSPPTLVPDSVHPKNYQDAWNVMDLAKLLFNTLYYAFGALAFQLVLDVAAAYSLSKLRPLFGNVILGMMLATLMIPATVLVVPQYLTVLDVPIFERNLLNSPWAIWLPSVTNAFNIFLLKRFFDSIPRELLDAASIDGASALRTLRSVVLPISRPILGVVSIFAVVGVWKDFLWPMLTLPDPAKQTLNVGIYSLSNGVPQNQLIAALTIASVPTLILFLLFQRNIMSGLTAGGLKG
- a CDS encoding DNA-binding protein NsdB, which codes for MNGQPNTRLNDLFGLAGWSKGELARMVNRQAAAMGHAQLATDTSRVRRWIDTGEIPRDPVPRVLAALFTERLGRVVTIEDLGLVRHGRVGKRQGGGLEEQGPDGVPWAPERTAAVLTEFTGMDLMLNRRGLVGAGAALAAGSALSSAMHDWLHTDPALVADAPRANDPLSPPAGADAAGSDRYEAAPIGSQEIEELERSVEVFRAWDASRGGGLQRKAVVGQLNEVGGMLSYRHPDHLQRRLWGVAANLAVLAGWMSHDVGLEPTAQKYFVIAAHAAREGGDRPRAGEALSRAARQKIHLGAPGEALDLMKLAKSGSGDQVLPRTKAMLYTIEAWAQASMGKGQAMRRTLGQAEELFVSDKGDVPPPSWMQMFDEADLHGMQALAYRTLAEHDPSAAVIAQQHAHEALALRGGGRDRSNIFDHLSMASACFIADDPEQADRYARLALNSMGSNSSHRTWDRLREMYRLTGTYADYPKIDDLRQEIKLALPRSTGKRIQA
- a CDS encoding carbohydrate ABC transporter permease; this translates as MSAPTLPAKPRQSAPPARKHQLTPRDGSLTRTVKRHLSAHGFLIGAVLCFSFFSWYPMVREFLLAFQKTKDGRTTWAGWSNLTYVFNDPAFWQAWRNTLLFTALALLLGFAVPFLIAVLLNEFRHGQGYLRMLVYLPVMLPPVASVLLFKYFYDPGYGLFNRILGVFGIPEQQWLQSTDTAMLSVVIAATWMNMGGATLIYLASLQGVPGELYEAAELDGAGLWRKIWHVTIPQTRLILSLMFLMQIIATMQVFTEPFLLTNGAGPEGSTTTVVYLIYQYAFNFNNYGGAAALGLVLLVLLAAFSAVYVRLSRASDD
- a CDS encoding LacI family DNA-binding transcriptional regulator is translated as MTRRLAQVAKKVGVSEATVSRVLNNKPGVSEATRQSVLTALDVLGYERPTQLRGERARLVGLVLPELQNPIFPAFAEVIGGALAQQGLTPVLCTQTKGGVSEADYVELLLQQQVSGVVFAGGLFAQGDAEHGHYQRLAERQVPVVLVNAAIERLGFPCVACDDAVAVEQAWRHLSSLGHERIGLVLGPDDHMPSQRKLAAARAMEGKLPGAAVERAMFSLEGGHAAATRLISRGITGIICASDPLALGAVRAARRAGLSVPRDVSVVGYDDSAFMNCTEPPLTTVRQPIESMGRAAVELLVAQIQGGSVPPGELLFEPELVVRGSTAPPAPVS
- a CDS encoding glycoside hydrolase family 13 protein, whose translation is MVVDDWWRSAAIYQVYVRSFADGDGDGTGDLAGVRSRLPYLAGLGVDAIWFTPWYRSPLADGGYDVADYRAIDPAFGTLAEAEKLIAEARDLGIRVIVDIVPNHVSDQHPWFRAALAAGPGSPERELFHFRPGRGAHGELPPNNWPSQFAGATWTRVPDGEWYLHLFTPEQPDLNWAHPAVRQEHEDVLRFWFERGAAGVRVDSAALLAKDPALADASGDDTSGYVDRDELHAVYRSWRAVADSYDGVLIGELWVPDPERFARYLRPDELHTAFNFDFLARPWDAAELRASIDATLAFHAPVGAPATWVLCNHDVTRTVTRYGRADTRFDFATKRFGTPADLGLGLRRARAAALLSLALPGSVYLYQGEELGLPEVEVDRAHIQDPMHARSDGVDPGRDGCRVPLPWTEHGATYGFGDPDSREAWLPQPPDWGTYAAESQEDDPRSMLSLYRSALRLRACQPGFRGDELTWLGAPEGVLAFARGLGLVCVVNLGTEPALLPAHQEVLLTSDALDGDGRLPGDTAAWLRT